The following are from one region of the Flavobacteriaceae bacterium UJ101 genome:
- the guaA|GMPS gene encoding GMP synthase (glutamine-hydrolyzing) (Catalyzes the synthesis of GMP from XMP; Contains 1 glutamine amidotransferase type-1 domain; Contains 1 GMPS ATP-PPase (ATP pyrophosphatase) domain.; KEGG: cau:Caur_0973 GMP synthase (glutamine-hydrolysing)), with protein MTNHSIIILDFGSQYNQLIARRVREFGVYSEILPFNTNIEEIKSHQPKGIILSGGPSSVNSEKAHTISKEIYELGVPVLGICYGMQLTTHLLGGKVAKGEKGEYGKAQFNIDKHNTLFKNIPDSSTVWMSHFDEVENLPEGFEKSGHTSTCIASIANEERKIYAVQFHPEVAHTEFGSQMLHNFVFDICNCEKNWKLSNYIETTVQEIKEQVGDKKVILGLSGGVDSSVAAMLIHKAIGDQLTCIFVDTGLLRKDEGAKVMKTYGEHYHMNIKMVDASQQFLSALKDVSDPEEKRKIIGREFVEVFNKEALSQKDAEFLAQGTIYPDIIESKSAKGGPSATIKSHHNVGGLPEEMSFKLVEPLKELFKDEVRKVGMELGIPKEMVMRHPFPGPGLGIRVLGAVDEEKVRILQEADDIFIEELYKNDLYDKVSQAFVVLLPVKSVGVMGDERTYEYTAVVRSANTVDFMTATWSRLPYEFLDTISNRIINEVRGINRVAYDISSKPPATIEWE; from the coding sequence ATGACCAATCATTCAATTATTATCTTAGATTTTGGCTCTCAATACAATCAATTGATTGCCAGAAGAGTTCGCGAATTTGGTGTTTATTCCGAAATTTTACCTTTTAATACCAATATAGAAGAAATTAAAAGTCATCAACCAAAAGGAATTATTCTTTCAGGAGGACCCTCTTCTGTAAATTCTGAAAAAGCACATACTATTTCAAAAGAAATTTATGAGTTAGGAGTTCCTGTTTTAGGTATTTGTTATGGTATGCAATTAACCACCCATTTATTAGGAGGGAAAGTAGCTAAAGGAGAAAAAGGAGAGTATGGGAAAGCACAATTTAATATTGATAAACACAATACGTTATTTAAAAATATTCCCGATTCATCAACCGTTTGGATGAGTCATTTTGATGAAGTAGAAAATTTACCTGAAGGATTCGAAAAATCAGGACATACTTCAACTTGTATTGCAAGTATTGCTAATGAAGAAAGAAAGATCTATGCAGTTCAGTTTCATCCAGAAGTAGCACATACTGAATTTGGTTCACAAATGTTACATAATTTTGTGTTTGATATTTGTAATTGTGAGAAGAACTGGAAATTGTCTAATTATATTGAAACCACAGTTCAAGAAATTAAAGAACAAGTAGGTGATAAAAAAGTGATTTTAGGACTATCAGGTGGAGTAGATTCATCGGTTGCCGCTATGCTAATTCACAAAGCTATAGGAGATCAATTAACCTGTATTTTTGTTGATACGGGATTATTACGTAAAGATGAGGGAGCTAAAGTAATGAAAACATATGGAGAGCATTACCATATGAATATTAAAATGGTCGATGCTTCTCAACAGTTTTTATCGGCATTAAAAGATGTATCAGACCCAGAAGAAAAACGTAAAATTATAGGGCGAGAATTTGTCGAAGTTTTTAATAAAGAAGCCTTGAGTCAAAAAGATGCTGAGTTTTTAGCTCAGGGGACTATATACCCTGATATTATAGAGTCTAAATCGGCTAAAGGAGGTCCTTCAGCTACGATTAAATCGCATCATAATGTAGGAGGATTACCTGAAGAAATGAGTTTTAAATTGGTAGAACCACTAAAAGAATTATTTAAAGATGAAGTTCGTAAAGTGGGAATGGAATTGGGCATTCCAAAAGAAATGGTGATGCGTCATCCTTTCCCAGGACCAGGATTAGGAATTCGAGTTTTAGGTGCAGTAGATGAAGAAAAGGTACGTATTTTACAAGAAGCTGATGATATTTTTATTGAAGAATTGTATAAAAACGATTTATATGATAAAGTAAGTCAGGCATTTGTAGTATTACTACCTGTAAAATCTGTAGGTGTTATGGGGGATGAACGTACTTATGAATATACAGCAGTTGTTCGTTCTGCTAATACAGTAGATTTTATGACGGCAACTTGGTCTCGTTTACCATATGAATTTTTAGATACAATTTCCAATCGAATTATTAATGAAGTTAGAGGAATTAATCGTGTAGCATATGATATTAGTTCCAAACCACCTGCAACTATTGAATGGGAATAA
- a CDS encoding pirin-like protein (Belongs to the pirin family.), producing MSKLDLIIEERSRDIGDFIVGRLIPFRKKRAVGPFTFIDHMAPIELGPHNYLDVGQHPHAGLATLTYLFEGQIMHEDSTGAKQLITPDSVNLMIAGKGASHTERTPKHLVESQTKFIQSGYQIWIALPKEKEKMEPEFHNIKVTDLPQWQEGNTAFKLIAGKGFGKESPVPTLSPLFMVDIQTEDQPFELNIKDELKGEIGITIVEGAIKACEHIIEKGNMLVSKIENQCTITIQPHSHLLLFGGEPLPEEHYIYWNFVSSSKERLKELKQKWNTKNFPLIEGESSFIPAP from the coding sequence ATGTCAAAATTAGATTTAATTATAGAAGAACGTAGTCGTGATATTGGTGACTTTATAGTAGGTCGTCTTATTCCCTTTCGTAAAAAAAGAGCTGTAGGACCTTTTACTTTTATTGATCATATGGCTCCTATAGAATTAGGCCCTCATAATTATCTTGATGTTGGGCAACACCCTCATGCAGGCCTAGCAACATTGACATATTTATTTGAAGGGCAAATCATGCATGAAGATAGTACTGGAGCAAAACAATTAATCACTCCTGATTCTGTTAATTTAATGATTGCAGGAAAAGGAGCTAGTCATACTGAACGTACTCCCAAACATTTAGTCGAATCTCAAACTAAATTTATACAAAGTGGTTATCAAATTTGGATTGCCTTACCAAAAGAAAAAGAAAAAATGGAACCCGAATTCCATAATATTAAAGTAACCGATTTACCACAATGGCAAGAAGGAAACACTGCATTTAAACTAATTGCAGGTAAAGGTTTTGGGAAAGAATCTCCAGTACCAACTTTATCTCCTTTATTTATGGTAGATATTCAAACTGAGGATCAACCCTTTGAATTGAATATAAAAGATGAATTAAAAGGTGAAATTGGAATTACTATTGTGGAAGGTGCTATTAAAGCCTGTGAACATATTATTGAAAAGGGTAATATGTTAGTTTCTAAAATTGAAAATCAATGTACTATTACCATTCAACCTCATAGTCACCTTCTTTTATTCGGAGGAGAACCTCTTCCTGAAGAACATTACATTTATTGGAATTTTGTTTCTTCTAGCAAAGAACGATTAAAAGAATTGAAGCAAAAATGGAATACAAAAAACTTTCCCTTAATTGAAGGAGAATCTTCTTTTATTCCAGCTCCCTAA
- the guaB gene encoding IMP dehydrogenase (Catalyzes the conversion of inosine 5'-phosphate (IMP) to xanthosine 5'-phosphate (XMP), the first committed and rate- limiting step in the de novo synthesis of guanine nucleotides, and therefore plays an important role in the regulation of cell growth; Belongs to the IMPDH/GMPR family; Contains 2 CBS domains.; KEGG: orh:Ornrh_1448 IMP dehydrogenase), translated as MKNKIIQEAYTFDDVLLVPGHSSVLPNQVSLKTRLTDKITLNIPIISAAMDTVTEAKLAIALAREGGIGFIHKNLSIEEQAAEVDKVKRYENGMINEPVTLSIDSDLQEAFDLMRTYRISGLPVVDDQHYLVGIITNRDVKYQTDLTLKVKDVMTKEKIVTSSPDTDLEKAKKILLENRVEKLPIVDDQNKLVGLITIKDIDNVIDYPNACKDSRGRLRVGAAVGVGPDTLDRVTALVKAGVDIITIDSAHGHSAGVIAKVAEVRKAFPDLDLVGGNIVTAQAAQDLVEAGANVVKVGVGPGSICTTRVVAGVGVPQLTAVNDVFEYCKSQNVAVIADGGIKLSGDIVKAIAAGANCVMLGSMFAGTEEAPGEEIIYNGRKFKTYVGMGSIAAMKRGSKDRYFQAEAKKLVPEGIEGRVPYKGNLQDVIYQLCGGLRAGMGYCGAKDIQAMIDDAKFVKITNAGLKESHPHDVSVTKEAPNYSL; from the coding sequence ATGAAAAATAAAATTATACAAGAAGCTTATACATTTGATGATGTACTTTTAGTGCCAGGTCATTCATCTGTTTTGCCTAATCAAGTTTCACTAAAAACACGTTTGACAGATAAGATAACATTGAATATTCCTATTATTTCTGCAGCAATGGATACTGTAACAGAAGCTAAATTGGCAATAGCCTTGGCACGAGAAGGTGGAATAGGATTTATTCATAAAAATTTAAGCATTGAAGAGCAAGCAGCTGAGGTAGATAAAGTGAAACGTTACGAAAATGGTATGATTAATGAACCCGTAACATTATCAATTGATTCTGATTTACAAGAAGCATTTGACTTAATGCGTACCTATCGTATTTCTGGTTTACCAGTAGTTGACGATCAACATTATTTAGTTGGTATTATTACCAATCGCGATGTAAAGTATCAAACAGATTTAACGTTAAAAGTTAAAGATGTAATGACCAAAGAGAAAATTGTAACCTCTTCCCCTGATACAGATTTAGAAAAAGCAAAAAAGATTTTACTTGAAAATCGTGTTGAAAAATTACCCATTGTAGATGATCAAAATAAATTAGTAGGACTTATTACAATAAAAGATATTGACAATGTAATCGATTATCCAAACGCATGTAAAGATAGTCGTGGAAGATTACGTGTTGGAGCTGCTGTTGGAGTAGGACCTGATACATTAGATCGAGTAACGGCTTTAGTTAAAGCAGGTGTTGATATCATTACAATAGATTCTGCTCATGGACATTCTGCTGGGGTTATTGCAAAAGTAGCTGAAGTTCGAAAGGCTTTTCCTGATCTAGATTTGGTAGGAGGGAATATTGTAACGGCTCAAGCAGCTCAAGATTTAGTTGAAGCTGGAGCTAATGTTGTGAAAGTTGGAGTAGGACCAGGTTCCATTTGTACAACGCGTGTAGTGGCTGGAGTAGGAGTACCTCAATTAACAGCTGTAAATGATGTATTTGAATATTGTAAATCACAAAATGTTGCTGTAATTGCCGATGGAGGTATCAAACTTTCTGGTGATATTGTAAAAGCGATTGCTGCGGGAGCAAATTGTGTAATGTTAGGAAGTATGTTCGCAGGAACAGAAGAAGCTCCTGGAGAAGAAATTATTTATAATGGCCGTAAATTCAAAACTTATGTAGGAATGGGGTCTATTGCAGCGATGAAGCGAGGTAGTAAAGATCGTTATTTTCAAGCAGAGGCTAAAAAATTAGTCCCAGAAGGAATTGAAGGACGTGTACCCTATAAAGGAAATTTACAAGATGTTATTTATCAATTATGTGGAGGTTTACGTGCTGGAATGGGATATTGTGGCGCTAAAGACATTCAGGCTATGATCGATGATGCAAAATTTGTTAAAATAACCAATGCAGGTTTAAAAGAAAGCCATCCGCATGATGTAAGTGTAACCAAAGAAGCACCTAATTATTCTCTATAA
- the fabH gene encoding beta-ketoacyl-[acyl-carrier-protein] synthase III (Catalyzes the condensation reaction of fatty acid synthesis by the addition to an acyl acceptor of two carbons from malonyl-ACP. Catalyzes the first condensation reaction which initiates fatty acid synthesis and may therefore play a role in governing the total rate of fatty acid production. Possesses both acetoacetyl-ACP synthase and acetyl transacylase activities. Its substrate specificity determines the biosynthesis of branched- chain and/or straight-chain of fatty acids; Belongs to the FabH family.; KEGG: dal:Dalk_2721 3-oxoacyl-(acyl-carrier-protein) synthase III), which yields MTKSIISGVGHYVPEKIVTNHDLSKLMDTSHEWIVERSGIEERRFAERGKDTTASLAYEASKKAIADAGLQPEDIDFIIFATLSPDYYFPGGGVQLQEMLGIGTIGALDVRNQCSGFIYSLSVADKFIQTNTYKNILVVGAEIHSYGLDLTTRGRTVSVLFGDGAGAVVVSGTQEEGRGILSTRMHSEGKNAEELALLAPGNKYKWANKVEDLAEIQDHHELWSPYMNGQHVFKNAVARFPETIMDVLQANNKTPQDLNLLVPHQANLRISQFVQKILGLGDDQVYNNIQKYGNTTAATIPIALSEAKAAGKIKKGDLVCMAAFGSGFTWGSVLMNW from the coding sequence ATGACAAAGTCAATAATATCAGGAGTAGGACATTATGTACCTGAAAAAATTGTTACGAACCATGATTTATCTAAGTTAATGGATACCAGCCACGAATGGATCGTAGAACGAAGTGGTATTGAAGAACGAAGATTTGCTGAACGAGGTAAAGATACGACAGCTTCTTTGGCTTATGAAGCTTCTAAAAAGGCAATTGCAGATGCTGGTTTACAACCTGAAGATATAGATTTTATTATTTTTGCAACATTAAGTCCTGATTATTATTTTCCAGGAGGTGGAGTACAATTACAAGAAATGCTTGGAATTGGAACGATTGGAGCTTTAGATGTTCGTAACCAGTGCTCAGGATTTATCTATTCACTTTCAGTTGCAGATAAATTTATCCAAACCAATACCTATAAAAATATTTTGGTTGTTGGAGCTGAGATCCATTCGTATGGATTGGATTTGACAACGAGAGGTAGAACGGTATCTGTTTTGTTTGGTGATGGAGCGGGAGCTGTTGTGGTTTCTGGAACACAAGAAGAAGGGAGAGGAATTTTATCAACTCGAATGCATTCTGAAGGTAAAAATGCAGAAGAATTAGCTCTATTAGCTCCAGGAAATAAATACAAATGGGCGAATAAAGTTGAAGATTTAGCAGAAATTCAAGATCATCACGAATTATGGTCTCCTTATATGAATGGACAACATGTGTTTAAAAATGCAGTAGCTCGTTTTCCAGAAACCATTATGGATGTATTACAAGCAAATAATAAAACACCTCAAGATCTTAATTTATTAGTTCCTCATCAGGCTAACTTAAGAATATCTCAGTTTGTTCAAAAGATATTAGGTTTAGGAGATGACCAGGTTTATAATAATATTCAAAAGTATGGAAATACAACGGCAGCAACTATTCCAATTGCTCTAAGTGAAGCAAAAGCTGCAGGAAAAATCAAAAAAGGAGATTTAGTTTGTATGGCAGCTTTTGGTAGTGGATTTACTTGGGGATCTGTTTTAATGAATTGGTAG
- a CDS encoding iron-regulated protein codes for MKNLNFRNITLGLASTILLFSCSNNDDSSSTTPSTNYSSELTNISLNVITATYKDLDDQAATLKTAVDNFTIGDEASLEAIKTAWRATRSPWEKSEGFLYGPVDTEGLDPALDSWPVDVTAINAILSSDNTITSTLLATNNEARGFHTIEYFIWGLDGNKTASELTARDIEYLKAATDDLKNNTQTLYDGWNTSSGNFASNFINAGQSGSLYTSQKGALEEIVDGLITIADEVGNGKIETPLNGNGGSAQPEAEESRFSHNSKADFADNIRSIQNVYLGDFGSVSGSGLTDIIVDQNATLDATIKSQITDAITAIESIPGTFTDAITNNRTAVQNAQEKVRTLQTTLESQLKPLISNL; via the coding sequence ATGAAAAATTTAAATTTCAGAAACATAACATTAGGTTTAGCCTCTACCATCTTACTATTTAGCTGTAGTAATAATGATGATAGCAGTTCTACAACACCATCAACTAATTACTCATCAGAACTCACCAACATTTCTTTAAATGTTATTACTGCTACATATAAAGATTTAGATGATCAAGCTGCCACACTAAAAACGGCTGTAGATAACTTTACAATAGGAGATGAAGCCTCTTTAGAAGCCATAAAAACAGCTTGGAGAGCTACACGTTCTCCATGGGAAAAATCAGAAGGGTTTTTATACGGACCTGTAGATACTGAAGGACTAGATCCAGCTTTAGATTCTTGGCCAGTAGATGTAACAGCAATTAACGCAATATTAAGTAGTGATAATACCATTACCTCTACGCTTTTAGCTACCAATAATGAAGCAAGAGGATTTCACACGATTGAATATTTCATTTGGGGATTAGATGGAAACAAAACAGCATCTGAATTAACCGCACGTGATATTGAATATTTAAAAGCTGCAACAGATGATTTAAAAAATAATACACAAACTTTATATGATGGCTGGAACACTTCATCTGGTAACTTTGCAAGTAACTTTATCAATGCTGGACAATCTGGAAGTTTATATACATCTCAAAAAGGTGCTTTAGAAGAAATTGTAGATGGATTAATTACCATTGCAGATGAAGTAGGTAATGGAAAAATTGAAACGCCATTAAATGGAAATGGAGGAAGTGCTCAACCTGAAGCAGAAGAATCACGTTTTAGCCATAATTCAAAAGCTGATTTTGCTGATAATATTCGTAGTATTCAAAATGTTTATTTAGGTGATTTTGGATCAGTATCGGGTAGTGGTCTTACTGATATTATTGTAGATCAAAATGCAACACTTGATGCTACTATAAAATCACAAATTACAGATGCTATAACTGCAATAGAAAGTATTCCTGGAACTTTTACAGACGCTATAACTAATAATAGAACAGCTGTACAAAACGCTCAAGAAAAAGTTCGTACACTACAAACTACTTTGGAGAGTCAATTAAAGCCTCTTATAAGTAATTTATAG
- the udk|UCK gene encoding uridine kinase (Belongs to the uridine kinase family.; KEGG: bmx:BMS_0599 uridine kinase) — translation MLVIGIAGGTGSGKTTVVNKILQELKEQEIAVLSQDAYYLDNSHLAFSEREKINYDHPRSIDFKLLVNHLRELKKGNAIEQPVYSYTKHTRLDRFTTIFPKDVVIVEGILVFTDQELLDEFDIKVFVHTDSDERLIRRVRRDVEERGRDLDEVLTRYTTTLRPMHNQFIEPTKSFADIIVPNMRRNPVAINILKTVIQDKLINSKP, via the coding sequence ATGTTAGTAATAGGTATTGCTGGAGGAACAGGGTCTGGGAAAACCACTGTTGTTAATAAAATACTACAAGAATTAAAAGAGCAAGAAATTGCCGTTTTATCACAGGATGCATATTATTTAGATAATAGTCATTTAGCTTTTTCAGAACGAGAAAAAATTAATTATGATCATCCACGATCTATTGATTTTAAATTATTAGTCAATCATTTAAGAGAGCTAAAGAAAGGTAATGCAATAGAGCAACCTGTTTATTCCTATACAAAACATACACGATTAGATCGTTTTACTACTATTTTTCCTAAAGATGTGGTCATTGTAGAAGGAATTTTAGTTTTTACTGATCAAGAATTACTAGATGAATTTGATATAAAAGTATTTGTTCATACAGATTCTGATGAACGTTTAATTCGACGTGTTCGAAGAGATGTTGAAGAACGAGGGCGCGACTTAGATGAAGTTTTAACGCGTTATACGACTACTTTACGCCCTATGCATAATCAATTTATAGAACCTACCAAAAGTTTTGCAGATATTATAGTTCCTAATATGCGTAGAAATCCAGTAGCTATAAATATTTTGAAAACCGTAATACAGGATAAATTAATAAATTCAAAACCATGA
- the pepC gene encoding bleomycin hydrolase (Belongs to the peptidase C1 family.; KEGG: shg:Sph21_5158 bleomycin hydrolase): MKTLFITTFTIAFFFISAQKKNSEYQFTPIYDIETSSIKSQGQTGTCWSFSTSSFLENEIKRITGKNVDLSEMYSVRKIYEDKAFNYLYRQGKAQFSEGGLSHDVLNAVRKYGVVPEAVFSGFKINKAYDHKGLDKEIKTLADSVLKDSKKYTPQQFTKDLNLLLDKKIGKDITVFEVSSKKYTPKEYAQFLQLIPDDYITLTSFMHAPFYSEFILSIPDNYSNGIYYNLPLDDYINQIKYALSKGYSLAVDADVSEKTWSTKYGLAIIPDENLDLDNKKIKKGLFKILYHEPHISQEKREAEFLNFNTTDDHLMHIVGLVEDQNGTEYFKVKNSWGTEAGQKGYFYMSEAYMRLKSIAVTMHKDALLKNIK, encoded by the coding sequence ATGAAAACTCTTTTTATTACTACTTTTACTATTGCATTCTTTTTTATTTCAGCTCAAAAGAAAAATTCAGAATATCAATTCACCCCAATTTATGATATTGAAACTTCATCTATTAAATCTCAGGGGCAAACGGGTACTTGCTGGAGTTTTTCAACTTCTTCTTTTTTAGAAAATGAAATAAAACGTATCACAGGGAAAAATGTTGATCTATCAGAAATGTATTCTGTCCGAAAAATATATGAAGACAAAGCATTTAATTATTTATATCGTCAAGGCAAAGCACAATTCTCTGAAGGTGGACTTTCTCACGATGTTCTAAACGCAGTTCGTAAATACGGTGTAGTTCCTGAAGCTGTTTTTAGTGGTTTTAAAATCAACAAAGCATATGATCACAAAGGATTAGATAAAGAAATTAAAACATTAGCCGATTCTGTTTTAAAAGACTCTAAAAAATATACACCTCAACAATTCACAAAAGATTTAAACCTTCTTTTAGACAAAAAAATAGGAAAAGATATTACAGTATTTGAAGTTTCTAGTAAAAAATATACACCTAAAGAGTATGCTCAGTTTTTACAATTAATCCCTGATGATTATATTACGTTAACATCATTTATGCATGCACCTTTCTATTCAGAATTTATTTTAAGCATCCCTGACAACTATTCAAATGGTATTTATTATAATTTACCTTTAGATGATTATATCAATCAGATCAAATATGCTTTATCAAAAGGATATTCTTTAGCAGTTGATGCTGATGTTTCTGAAAAAACATGGTCTACAAAATATGGATTAGCAATCATTCCTGATGAAAACTTAGATTTGGATAATAAAAAAATAAAAAAGGGGCTTTTTAAAATTTTATACCATGAACCTCATATTTCCCAAGAAAAACGAGAAGCTGAATTTTTAAATTTCAATACAACAGATGATCATCTAATGCATATAGTAGGTTTAGTAGAAGATCAAAATGGAACAGAATATTTCAAAGTTAAAAACTCATGGGGTACAGAAGCTGGACAAAAGGGTTATTTTTATATGAGCGAAGCTTATATGCGGTTAAAATCAATAGCTGTAACAATGCATAAAGATGCACTACTTAAAAATATAAAATAA